The region TCACCCGCTCCTTCTCGGGCGCCATTGACCGAGGGCGTACGACGCCGTCGTCGCCGACCACGAGCGCGAACAAGCAAGGCGCGTGCCGGGCATCGCGCCAGGCCGGGCTCAAGCGCGACGCGGATTTAGCGACGTCGCCGGCGTCCCCGCGCTGCCCAGCCCATGGGCAGACGGCGTCGATTGCCCATTCGGCGAGCAGCGTGCTACGGTCGGCCGCAGGAGAGAGCGCGTTGAACATCCGCCTGGCCGTGAACGGCACGCTGATGCGCGGTCTCGAGCTGAACGGAAACCTGCTCGCGGCCGGCGCGCGCTTCATTCGCGAGGCGACGACCGCGGCCTGCTACCGGCTCTGGTCCGTGGGCGACCGCCACCCGGCGATGCTGCGCGTGTCCACGGGCGGCGCGGCGGTGGCCGTGGAGGTATGGGACGTGCCCGCGGCCGGGCTCGCGACGATCCTCATGTCGGAGCCGCCGGGGCTCTGCGTCGGCAAGGTGCGCCTCGCCGACGGCGAGGAGACGCTCGGCGTGCTCGGC is a window of Candidatus Methylomirabilota bacterium DNA encoding:
- a CDS encoding gamma-glutamylcyclotransferase encodes the protein MNIRLAVNGTLMRGLELNGNLLAAGARFIREATTAACYRLWSVGDRHPAMLRVSTGGAAVAVEVWDVPAAGLATILMSEPPGLCVGKVRLADGEETLGVLGEPALCEGQREITAYGGWRAYVAARSSTR